The Ranitomeya variabilis isolate aRanVar5 chromosome 7, aRanVar5.hap1, whole genome shotgun sequence genome includes a window with the following:
- the LOC143785237 gene encoding taste receptor type 2 member 143-like, which produces MVSGVKSLKTGQKLNPPDLLHLVIGVVNIALSCLFSIQSLLCMFFISLVFVREIIVPITVGTLTLVYFTFWLTAWLCIYYCVTISNFSHPFFLWSKRNISMYLPRLLLLSAVICFFNSLPSIWATNLQVALQYPENSTIDPIFINGTFYLQPIYIQTALTMGCCVPFVLILVSIIVINSSLIRHLRKMRQKESGLSQTKDQAHINAIRTMWLFLTISIIFCISEILVLSLNPNPENPFTMVNWLIFMSFPTAESLVIIFTNPKLRREIMAKILWFYRKV; this is translated from the coding sequence ATGGTGTCTGGTGTCAAGAGCCTGAAGACTGGACAGAAGCTGAATCCTCCTGATCTTCTCCACCTTGTCATCGGAGTGGTGAACATCGCTCTCTCGTGTCTGTTCAGCATCCAGAGTCTATTATGCATGTTCTTCATATCTTTAGTGTTTGTTAGGGAGATTATTGTCCCGATCACGGTGGGCACGCTGACTCTCGTATACTTCACCTTCTGGCTCACTGCCTGGCTCTGTATCTATTACTGTGTCACCATCTCTAACTTCAGTCATCCATTCTTTCTCTGGTCCAAGAGGAACATCTCAATGTATCTACCACGTCTTCTTCTTCTGTCAGCAGTGATCTGTTTCTTCAATAGTCTTCCCTCCATCTGGGCTACAAATCTGCAAGTCGCTCTACAATACCCTGAGAATAGCACCATTGACCCCATATTTATTAATGGGACTTTCTATCTTCAGCCCATTTACATACAAACCGCTTTAACTATGGGATGCTGCGTGCCATTTGTACTGATCTTGGTTTCTATCATAGTGATTAATTCTTCACTTATAAGACACCTACGGAAAATGAGGCAAAAGGAATCTGGATTATCCCAAACCAAAGACCAGGCTCACATTAATGCCATAAGAACCATGTGGTTGTTCCTTACAATTTCCATCATATTCTGCATAAGTGAAATTTTGGTTTTGTCACTAAACCCCAACCCTGAAAATCCTTTTACAATGGTCAACTGGTTGATATTTATGTCTTTTCCAACAGCAGAGTCTCTTGTTATTATTTTTACCAACCCGAAGCTAAGGAGGGAAATCATGGCGAAGATCCTGTGGTTTTACAGAAAGGTATAG